Proteins co-encoded in one uncultured Draconibacterium sp. genomic window:
- a CDS encoding glycosyltransferase family 2 protein produces the protein MIIAAWIIFIFTVIRLWVVLLNAIFRQPLPHCPNDFNPLVSILIPARNEEQNIGHLLQDIQQQKWQNFEVLVYNDQSTDKTEQVVEAIAKEDKRFRLINSEGLPNGWLGKNFGCYSLGQEAKGTYFLFLDADVHISDSIVAGTIAKIKKHNLGLLSIFPKQNMYTLGEYLTVPIMNFILLSLLPLFFVRILPFSSMAAANGQFMLFDAKTYRNNQPHQTFRDNKVEDISIAQSFKKNGIRIACLSGNASISCRMYSSFNDALNGFSKNVIMFFGNSEILAVLFWLVTTLGFIPVLVALSFKLVIAYVVMLVAIRLFTSLVSHQNPIKNLALAIPQQIVLGVFIITALLNKSKKAYQWKGRTIS, from the coding sequence GATTTTAACCCACTGGTTTCCATTCTTATTCCAGCACGTAACGAAGAACAAAACATTGGCCACCTGCTCCAGGATATTCAACAACAGAAGTGGCAAAACTTTGAGGTGTTGGTTTATAACGACCAGTCAACAGATAAAACTGAGCAAGTTGTAGAAGCTATCGCAAAAGAAGACAAACGGTTTCGCCTAATCAATTCAGAAGGGCTTCCCAATGGCTGGCTGGGAAAAAACTTTGGATGTTATTCATTGGGCCAAGAGGCAAAAGGGACTTATTTCCTTTTCCTGGATGCAGATGTTCACATTTCCGATTCGATAGTTGCTGGAACAATTGCCAAAATCAAAAAGCACAACTTAGGATTGTTATCCATTTTCCCGAAACAAAACATGTATACCCTGGGAGAATATTTAACTGTACCAATTATGAATTTCATCCTGCTAAGTTTGTTGCCGTTGTTTTTTGTGCGGATTCTGCCCTTTTCGTCGATGGCAGCGGCCAACGGGCAATTTATGTTGTTTGATGCAAAAACATACCGTAATAATCAACCACACCAGACTTTCCGGGATAATAAAGTGGAAGACATTTCAATAGCGCAGTCCTTCAAAAAGAATGGAATTCGAATTGCATGTCTGTCGGGAAACGCTTCAATTTCCTGCAGGATGTACAGCTCGTTTAACGATGCCCTTAATGGTTTCTCAAAAAATGTAATTATGTTCTTCGGAAACTCAGAAATACTGGCTGTCCTCTTTTGGCTGGTCACAACTTTGGGATTTATTCCGGTTCTTGTTGCCTTGTCTTTTAAATTGGTTATTGCTTATGTAGTTATGCTGGTAGCAATTCGTTTGTTCACCAGTTTGGTTAGCCATCAAAATCCAATAAAAAACCTAGCACTTGCCATTCCGCAACAAATAGTATTGGGAGTTTTCATCATAACAGCATTGCTCAATAAATCAAAAAAAGCCTATCAATGGAAAGGAAGAACTATTTCATAA